A window of Xiphophorus hellerii strain 12219 chromosome 19, Xiphophorus_hellerii-4.1, whole genome shotgun sequence contains these coding sequences:
- the mia2 gene encoding cTAGE family member 5 isoform X2: MENCLWIVFFMLFTDLNMGLLSDYKICGDPECESPMSRVQAVKNHQGKDCRFLDFRRGDTIFVYHKLTGKREDLWAGSIDKQFGYFPKDAVQEEEVFATMRKVLETQKSDFFCMDESGYPLDMSHLDTDEDEDLNFQGHEPESSQIGPHSHDTNAQGTLLSTESTVKEREDEGGNKDLVDATELLEDELKTSAIPEQQGGSPSSSWLRSSMTGWLGFAKEEQSGDSEQEVREDEKETKSEASLTSSVTGWLGIGGEDKPNNDEDSVKGREDTFTSTMTGWLGFGDEKKTVALENEENEETGHEKEPTEKFRSRRMSLDLEGSKLQEEEKEDMGTMSWLGSGLASRLGFGSSGQDSEGEDVEVKEEQPSSSWMETGIGGIFGLGGSNTGADGSKESGIREPERDQMLEQPSGFESLDISQPEASFSEEVKAETVPYTLPVSAESIDAAENNIDHSNTEDVNNLDIDAGIFNKDDSMHNSSQIDDENVGEHNTRDKQISQNDEVIEQPEISSGPDHSLEKLHSNSMEQLEGSMEESENHDVQIKAPGSLEEEGAEITNQVHKTEVSTLMSENSPVNRDIHIEEHFNKVTDPSRQEILGVQSELPEETQVSGDQEESNDQSQLGSSPHQGKVRLQQETQTVEVTSKDDELLLSGNTESLHDSVSEEGLNETKPNIYMTKESPQIVRDGDVDRFKETVKDQNELTEEETSDSENEVFNGNQMKSTIVSERETEERLKEEGKVEIDKQEAVEVQEQIEEVKQEEQNMKLEALNKQETEKEEEMGDISEEDMELREERQEETEELEKLVEELPEHGHQIREEELKESEEQNEKEEKADVSGEHSSQEGMELAEGRQKEVEAEGEKLETVLLEHEQVNVERLKESVEPNEIGQEEEENMSGAFRASSSQEGAELAEERQKEMEEMEEGEKRVEELPEHGHLIRVEELKELEEENEKEEKVDVFVESSNQEGMELAEERQKEMVELKEGEKWKTVLVEHEQIQVERLNESAEPNETEQEEEEMSEVSGESSGQEEMELTEEREKKMKKLNEEEKQVEELLEHGHQIRVEELKELEKQNEIEIADDSGEVEMELKKDEQEVEELKNQQIGDVLLGDEQDTLERLEESEEQNKQAKKEVENQVWEGQLEHKQTDMLDHSSLASLVSEMNTQTEIQKDEEQEKKEVEKQNKEELQKENEHPKKEVEDDNVEVGGFEDGERTGTKVNDDGDWKKDRQDNDFEEETRKTYATETENEFYKDREEMHDSAESEVQTSEQTESTEPQGTDSESRGAFGLIENTFGFFSQKPTPEMPESTQSVHNFNTNEAEPSQPHPSITPELEFPTDSFHAEVTHAAFPTEQSQSHPLSAENLPHSAHLVTKEPSKTKPLTKHYKNLLHHMNANDVVILEDLFGRHKLQFLDYILKGSEAATAEDDQSILLDIERLLQHNMETLVAPRMSITDAPQEDKQRTSAIIALQKLETLLKTVKETVSTGISDVSNHQAEHSSSQEKEDNSQTASLHKDDDDDGKHKDWNYEEEERRVEGSKDNIASFHLTQPGSKQKGVMTQTLDFIHRVAEDSINCAQVVMEILVWIHVQAVSLLPDDMRPGPDLYGVPWEPVIFTGLVGLVTFLLFTSRCYRSIKSRLYRKKEERLAGQLAQLLDEKCKVLETLSQCQKEYDDLENLLGDSGVLAQTQKSEDLEGRAEQLEQSKKQLGTDVGHLREQLSQQQEHRKEQERRITLLEESMKACEEETKELHSKEEQAQTTLKVYSMNSERLQRNLETAEEENTVLQESNNQLKQEVEGWAERVSELEEEMRRCEVAHSAMLQDVAIKDDRIMSLTDRLLQMKCWDSDLEGEEGGEKEATNGTPGEDDDAHLQKVQKLIFAAKLNADLKSVDEDKDRVFAKLNDEIKAKEDLQLSIEEMEKEKLSLQSDTENYTGQVERIQQKLQIMTEMYQENELKLHRMLTVEEKERHQKEEKLNKADKNIAMAMEELNNYRKRAEEMEEELEKTKQSYHTQISAHEKKAHNNWLAVRSAERELGDIRRENALLRQKLTDTQFKLDSLDKDPYALNNLARPLPFRAERSPYGPSPLGRPSSETRPFLSPPTLMDGLPGRLSPRVSRGPGEPPSGQAEMERSGGPRSDSGSNSPTWERDRRGPPPGPPGPLVPPGYMFPEPGGPMFRRPPPPPGALGPLPPPGALPPGPMPPRGLPMGPPHPLDMADGSFRENRLGPGEQDHRESGPGGQRTPPELDLRMGGPAPPGPPGIPIDGPFPRRAPYGPPPPPDFYHPRIPGGPPMRPMWPPHPQGMMLPPRFSPGGPLRPAPNPNAPYGPPMALPPSDGPPPPRQRSLPSPPQSQSPENRPSPEDAI, from the exons ATGGAAAACTGTCTTTggattgtattttttatgctttttacaGACTTAAATATGGGATTGTTGTCTGACTACAAGATCTGTGGGGATCCAGAATGTGAAA GTCCAATGAGCAGAGTTCAGGCTGTAAAGAACCATCAAGGAAAGGATTGCAGATTCCTGGATTTCAGACGAGGAGACACAATTTTTGTGTACCACAAACTGACGGGGAAACGAGAAGACCTCTGGGCAGGCAGT ATTGACAAACAATTTGGCTACTTCCCAAAGGATGCAGTACAAGAGGAGGAAGTATTTGCCACAATGAGGAAAGTGCTAGAGACCCAG aaatctGATTTCTTCTGTATGGATGAGTCTGGATATCCTCTTGACATGTCTCATCTGGACACTGATGAAGACGAAGATCTTAACTTTCAAGGCCATGAACCCGAATCCAGCCAAATCGGCCCACACTCTCATGACACAAATGCTCAAGGTACTTTGCTGTCTACTGAATCTACggtaaaagaaagagaagatgaAGGTGGAAACAAAGATCTCGTCGATGCAACTGAACTTCTCGAAGATGAACTCAAGACTTCAGCAATTCCAGAGCAACAAGGTGGGTCTCCATCCTCCTCCTGGCTGCGTTCGTCTATGACAGGATGGTTAGGTTTTGCTAAAGAGGAGCAGTCAGGGGATTCAGAACAAGAAGTGAGGGAAGATGAGAAGGAGACTAAATCAGAAGCGTCACTCACATCTTCTGTGACGGGCTGGCTGGGCATTGGAGGAGAAGACAAACCTAACAATGATGAAGATAGTGTGAAAGGTAGGGAAGATACCTTTACCTCAACGATGACTGGGTGGCTTGGCTTCGGTGATGAGAAGAAAACTGTTGCtttagaaaatgaagaaaatgaagaaacagGTCATGAGAAAGAGCCCACAGAGAAGTTTAGGAGTAGGAGGATGTCTCTGGACCTGGAAGGCAGCAAATtacaggaagaggagaaggaagacATGGGGACAATGAGTTGGCTGGGCAGTGGGTTGGCGAGCAGGCTGGGGTTTGGCTCAAGTGGTCAGGATTCAGAAGGAGAAGATGTGGAAGTGAAGGAAGAGCAGCCATCTAGTTCCTGGATGGAGACGGGAATTGGGGGAATTTTTGGTTTGGGGGGTagtaacactggagctgatggAAGTAAAGAAAGTGGTATTAGGGAACCAGAAAGGGATCAAATGTTAGAACAACCATCTGGATTTGAAAGCCTGGATATCAGTCAACCAGAAGCTTCATTTTCAGAAGAAGTAAAGGCTGAAACGGTCCCTTATACACTACCGGTCAGTGCTGAAAGTATTGATGCTGCAGAAAATAATATTGATCATTCAAACACAGAGGATGTAAATAATTTAGATATTGATGCAGGGATTTTCAACAAAGATGATTCAATGCATAACTCCTCCCAAATAGATGATGAAAATGTTGGTGAACATAATACCAGAGATAAACAAATCAGTCAAAATGATGAGGTTATTGAGCAACCTGAAATCAGTTCAGGTCCTGACCACAGCTTAGAGAAATTACATTCAAACTCCATGGAGCAACTTGAAGGTAGCATGGAGGAAAGTGAAAATCATGATGTTCAAATCAAGGCTCCAGGAAGTTTGGAGGAGGAAGGTGCTGAAATAACAAACCAGGTTCATAAAACTGAAGTATCCACTCTAATGTCAGAAAACAGTCCAGTTAACAGGGATATTCATATAGAAGAGCATTTTAACAAAGTGACAGATCCATCTCGACAGGAAATACTAGGAGTTCAGTCTGAATTGCCAGAGGAAACTCAAGTCAGTGGTGATCAGGAGGAAAGCAATGACCAGAGTCAGCTTGGCTCTTCCCCTCATCAGGGAAAGGTAAGACTGCAGCAAGAAACACAAACTGTGGAAGTCACTTCAAAGGATGATGAACTGTTACTTTCTGGAAACACTGAAAGTCTGCATGACAGTGTCTCAGAGGAGGGTTTGAatgaaaccaaaccaaacatttacatGACTAAAGAGTCTCCACAGATTGTAAGAGACGGTGATGTTGACCGATTCAAGGAAACTGTAAAAGACCAGAATGAACTAACTGAGGAAGAGACATCAGATTCTGAGAACGAAGTtttcaatggaaatcaaatgaaatcaacaatagtttctgaaagagaaactgaagagaggttaaaagaagagggaAAGGTAGAAATTGATAAACAGGAAGCGGTAGAGGTACAAGAACAGATCGAGGAAGTAAAGCAAGAGGAACAGAACATGAAATTGGAGGCCTTAAATaagcaggaaacagaaaaggaagaagAGATGGGAGATATTTCAGAGGAGGACATGGAGTTAAGAGAGGAAAGGcaggaggagacagaggagctAGAGAAACTGGTAGAGGAGTTACCAGAGCACGGACATCAGATCAGAGAGGAAGAGTTAAAGGAGTCTGAGGAGCAAAACGAAAAAGAGGAGAAGGCAGACGTTTCTGGGGAGCACTCAAGTCAGGAGGGGATGGAGTTAGCAGAAGGAAGGCAGAAAGAGGTGGAAGCGGAGGGAGAAAAATTAGAAACAGTATTACTAGAGCATGAGCAGGTCAATGTGGAAAGGTTAAAGGAATCAGTAGAGCCAAATGAAATAggacaggaggaagaggagaataTGTCAGGTGCTTTCAGGGCAAGCTCAAGTCAGGAAGGGGCGGAGCTAGCAGAAGAAAGGCAGAAGGAaatggaggagatggaggagggagagaaaagagTAGAGGAGCTACCAGAGCATGGACATCTGATCAGAGTGGAAGAGTTAAAAGAAttggaggaagaaaatgaaaaagaggaGAAGGTAGATGTTTTTGTGGAGAGCTCAAATCAAGAGGGGATGGAGTTAGCAGAAGAAAGGCAGAAAGAGATGGTGGAGCTAAAGGAGGGAGAGAAATGGAAAACAGTATTAGTAGAGCATGAGCAAATCCAGGTGGAAAGGTTAAATGAATCAGCGGAGCCAAATGAaacagagcaggaggaggaagagatgTCAGAAGTTTCTGGGGAGAGCTCAGGTCAGGAGGAGATGGAGTTAACAGAAGAAAGggagaagaagatgaagaagctAAATGAGGAAGAGAAACAGGTAGAGGAGTTACTAGAGCATGGACATCAGATCAGAGTGGAAGAGTTAAAGGAATTGGAGAAGCAAAATGAAATTGAGATAGCAGATGACTCTGGGGAAGTGGAGATGGAGTTAAAAAAAGATGAGCAGGAGGTAGAGGAGCTAAAAAACCAGCAAATAGGGGATGTGTTACTAGGGGATGAGCAGGACACACTGGAAAGGTTAGAGGAATCTGAGGagcaaaataaacaagcaaaaaagGAAGTTGAAAACCAGGTTTGGGAGGGACAGTTAGAACACAAGCAAACTGACATGCTGGATCATTCCAGCTTGGCTTCTTTGGTTTCTGAAATGAACACACAGACTGAAATCCAAAAGGACGAggagcaggagaagaaggaagtagagaaacagaacaaagaagagcttcagaaagaaaACGAGCACCCAAAGAAGGAAGTGGAGGATGATAATGTTGAAGTAGGTGGGTTTGAGGATGGAGAACGGACTGGAACGAAGGTAAATGATGATGGCGACTGGAAAAAAGACAGACAAGATAATGATTTTGAAGAAGAAACCAGGAAAACATATgctacagaaacagaaaatgaattttACAAAGACAGAGAAGAAATGCATGACTCTGCTGAAAGTGAAGTTCAGACATCTGAGCAAACTGAGTCTACAGAACCTCAGGGAACAGACAGTGAAAGTAGAGGAGCTTTTGGTCTTATTGAAAACACCTTTGGATTTTTCTCCCAAAAACCCACCCCTGAGATGCCCGAGTCCACCCAGTCTGTTCATAATTTCAACACAAATGAAGCTGAGCCATCACAGCCTCACCCCTCCATTACTCCAGAACTAGAGTTCCCCACAGATTCATTTCATGCTGAAGTAACACACGCAGCATTTCCCACAGAGCAATCGCAGTCTCATCCTCTTTCTGCTGAAAACCTCCCCCACAGCGCTCATTTGGTCACCAAAGAACCATCCAAAACAAAACCCCTCACCAAACATTACAAAAATCTCCTCCACCACATGAACGCGAACGATGTAGTTATATTAGAGGACCTCTTCGGCCGACACAAACTGCAATTTTTAGATTACATTTTGAAAGGTTCGGAGGCCGCGACTGCAGAGGATGATCAGTCAATACTGTTGGATATAGAAAGACTTCTGCAACACAACATGGAGACTCTTGTGGCTCCCAGAATGAGCATCACTGATGCACCGCAGGAGGACAAACAAAGGACCAGTGCAATTATTGCACTGCAGAAGCTGGAAACGTTATTGAAAACAGTGAAGGAGACTGTCAGCACAGGAATATCAGATGTCAGTAATCATCAAG CTGAGCACAGTTCAAGCCAAGAAAAGGAAGATAATTCCCAAACTGCTTCTTTACataaa gatgatgatgatgatggcaaACATAAAGATTGGAATtatgaggaggaggaaagaagAGTTGAAGGAAGTAAAGATAATATTGCATCCTTCCATCTCACTCAGCCAGGATCAAAACAGAAAG GGGTAATGACGCAAACTCTGGATTTCATTCATCGGGTAGCTGAGGACTCCATAAATTGTGCTCAAGTAGTGATGGAAATCCTTGTTTGGATTCATGTGCAG GCTGTGTCACTACTGCCTGATGACATGAGGCCAGGGCCAGACCTGTATGGTGTACCATGGGAACCGGTAATCTTCACTGGCCTGGTGGGACTGGTGACATTCCTGTTGTTCACCAGTAGATGTTATAGATCT ATAAAGAGCAGACTGTATCGAA aaaaggaAGAGAGGCTGGCTGGGCAACTTGCACAGCTGCTGGATGAAAAGTGTAAAGTCCTGGAGACTCTCAGTCAGTGTCAAAAAGAG TATGATGACCTGGAGAATTTACTCGGGGACAGCGGCGTTCTGGCTCAGACTCAAAAATCCGAAGACTTGGAG GGCCGAGCCGAACAGTTGGAACAGAGTAAAAAGCAGCTAGGGACAGATGTTGGACATCTGAGGGAGCAGCTGTCCCAGCAACAAGAACATAGAAAGGAGCAAGAAAGGAGG ATAACTCTGCTTGAGGAAAGCATGAAAGCATGTGAAGAAGAAACCAAAGAGCTCCATTCAAAAGAGGAACAG gcACAAACAACTCTGAAGGTTTACAGCATGAACAGCGAGAGACTACAGAGAAACCTGGAAACAGCAGAAGAGGAGAACACTGTTTTACAGGAGAGCAACAATCAG TTGAAGCAGGAGGTGGAGGGATGGGCAGAAAGAGTAAgcgagctggaggaggagatgcGGAGGTGCGAGGTCGCCCACAGTGCAATGTTGCAGGATGTGGCCATCAAGGATGATCGTATAATG TCCTTGACGGATCGGCTGCTCCAAATGAAATGCTGGGATTCAGATCTAGAGGGTGAGGAGGGAGGAGAAAAGGAGGCAACCAATGGGACGCCGGGAGAAGACGACGACGCTCACCTGCAGAAAGTCCAGAAACTCATCTTTGCTGCTAAG CTGAATGCAGACCTCAAATCAGTGGATGAAGATAAAGACAGAGTGTTTGCGAAGCTGAATGAtgaaatcaaagcaaaagaagaTCTGCAAT TGAGCATTGAGGAGAtggagaaggagaagttgtCCCTGCAATCTGACACCGAGAATTATACGGGCCAG GTCGAGCGGATACAACAGAAACTGCAAATCATGACAGAAATGTACCAGGAGAACGAGCTCAAGCTGCACAG AATGCTGACTGTGGAGGAGAAGGAGCGTCACCAGAAGGAGGAGAAGTTGAATAAAGCTGATAAAAACATTGCAATGGCGATGGAAGAACTGAATAACTACAG aaaacgAGCGGAGGAGATGGAAGAAGAgctggagaaaacaaaacagtcgTATCACACTCAAATCTCTGCCCATGAGAAGAAGGCTCATAATAACTGG TTGGCAGTGCGATCAGCAGAGCGAGAGCTGGGAGACATCCGAAGAGAGAACGCCCTCCTCAGACAAAA ACTCACAGATACTCAGTTTAAACTGGATTCCCTCGATAAAGACCCGTACGCCTTGAACAACCTGGCCAGACCGCTGCCTTTCCGAG CTGAAAGGTCGCCTTATGGTCCTTCTCCTCTGGGCCGACCCTCGTCTGAAACGAGACCTTTCCTGTCTCCTCCAACATTGATGGATGGGCTGCCTGGTAGGCTGTCTCCCAGAG TATCTCGTGGTCCAGGGGAGCCCCCAAGTGGCCAAGCAGAGATGGAGCGCAGTGGAGGTCCTCGTTCAGACAGCGGTTCAAACTCTCCCACATGGGAGAGAGATCGCAGGGGTCCCCCACCAGGACCTCCTGGGCCTCTGGTACCCCCAg GCTACATGTTTCCAGAACCAGGAGGTCCCATGTTCAGGagacctcctcctcctccaggggCTTTGGGACCTTTGCCTCCTCCTGGGGCCCTCCCACCTGGCCCTATGCCACCTAGAGGTCTCCCCATGGGACCACCTCACCCTCTAGACATGGCAG ACGGCTCGTTCAGAGAAAACCGTCTTGGACCCGGTGAACAGGACCACAGAGAG TCTGGTCCTGGTGGTCAGAGGACTCCTCCTGAACTGGATCTGAGGATGGGTGGCCCTGCTCCACCTGGACCCCCAGGGATTCCTATAGATGGCCCCTTTCCCCGTAGAGCCCCGTATGGACCCCCTCCCCCTCCTGATTTCTACCATCCCAGGATACCAGGGGGTCCTCCCATGAGGCCCA TGTGGCCTCCCCATCCTCAAGGAATGATGCTTCCTCCTCGTTTCTCACCTGGTGGACCTCTTCGTCCCGCTCCTAATCCCAACGCCCCCTACGGCCCCCCCATGGCGCTACCTCCATCTGAtggccctcctcctcctcgtcagCGGTCCCTGCCTTCGCCACCTCAAAGCCAGTCACCAGAGAACAGACCTTCGCCTGAAGATGCCATCTAA
- the mia2 gene encoding cTAGE family member 5 isoform X3 translates to MENCLWIVFFMLFTDLNMGLLSDYKICGDPECESPMSRVQAVKNHQGKDCRFLDFRRGDTIFVYHKLTGKREDLWAGSIDKQFGYFPKDAVQEEEVFATMRKVLETQKSDFFCMDESGYPLDMSHLDTDEDEDLNFQGHEPESSQIGPHSHDTNAQGTLLSTESTVKEREDEGGNKDLVDATELLEDELKTSAIPEQQAEHSSSQEKEDNSQTASLHKDDDDDGKHKDWNYEEEERRVEGSKDNIASFHLTQPGSKQKGVMTQTLDFIHRVAEDSINCAQVVMEILVWIHVQAVSLLPDDMRPGPDLYGVPWEPVIFTGLVGLVTFLLFTSRCYRSIKSRLYRKKEERLAGQLAQLLDEKCKVLETLSQCQKEYDDLENLLGDSGVLAQTQKSEDLEGRAEQLEQSKKQLGTDVGHLREQLSQQQEHRKEQERRITLLEESMKACEEETKELHSKEEQAQTTLKVYSMNSERLQRNLETAEEENTVLQESNNQLKQEVEGWAERVSELEEEMRRCEVAHSAMLQDVAIKDDRIMSLTDRLLQMKCWDSDLEGEEGGEKEATNGTPGEDDDAHLQKVQKLIFAAKLNADLKSVDEDKDRVFAKLNDEIKAKEDLQLSIEEMEKEKLSLQSDTENYTGQVERIQQKLQIMTEMYQENELKLHRMLTVEEKERHQKEEKLNKADKNIAMAMEELNNYRKRAEEMEEELEKTKQSYHTQISAHEKKAHNNWLAVRSAERELGDIRRENALLRQKLTDTQFKLDSLDKDPYALNNLARPLPFRAERSPYGPSPLGRPSSETRPFLSPPTLMDGLPGRLSPRVSRGPGEPPSGQAEMERSGGPRSDSGSNSPTWERDRRGPPPGPPGPLVPPGYMFPEPGGPMFRRPPPPPGALGPLPPPGALPPGPMPPRGLPMGPPHPLDMADGSFRENRLGPGEQDHRESGPGGQRTPPELDLRMGGPAPPGPPGIPIDGPFPRRAPYGPPPPPDFYHPRIPGGPPMRPMWPPHPQGMMLPPRFSPGGPLRPAPNPNAPYGPPMALPPSDGPPPPRQRSLPSPPQSQSPENRPSPEDAI, encoded by the exons ATGGAAAACTGTCTTTggattgtattttttatgctttttacaGACTTAAATATGGGATTGTTGTCTGACTACAAGATCTGTGGGGATCCAGAATGTGAAA GTCCAATGAGCAGAGTTCAGGCTGTAAAGAACCATCAAGGAAAGGATTGCAGATTCCTGGATTTCAGACGAGGAGACACAATTTTTGTGTACCACAAACTGACGGGGAAACGAGAAGACCTCTGGGCAGGCAGT ATTGACAAACAATTTGGCTACTTCCCAAAGGATGCAGTACAAGAGGAGGAAGTATTTGCCACAATGAGGAAAGTGCTAGAGACCCAG aaatctGATTTCTTCTGTATGGATGAGTCTGGATATCCTCTTGACATGTCTCATCTGGACACTGATGAAGACGAAGATCTTAACTTTCAAGGCCATGAACCCGAATCCAGCCAAATCGGCCCACACTCTCATGACACAAATGCTCAAGGTACTTTGCTGTCTACTGAATCTACggtaaaagaaagagaagatgaAGGTGGAAACAAAGATCTCGTCGATGCAACTGAACTTCTCGAAGATGAACTCAAGACTTCAGCAATTCCAGAGCAACAAG CTGAGCACAGTTCAAGCCAAGAAAAGGAAGATAATTCCCAAACTGCTTCTTTACataaa gatgatgatgatgatggcaaACATAAAGATTGGAATtatgaggaggaggaaagaagAGTTGAAGGAAGTAAAGATAATATTGCATCCTTCCATCTCACTCAGCCAGGATCAAAACAGAAAG GGGTAATGACGCAAACTCTGGATTTCATTCATCGGGTAGCTGAGGACTCCATAAATTGTGCTCAAGTAGTGATGGAAATCCTTGTTTGGATTCATGTGCAG GCTGTGTCACTACTGCCTGATGACATGAGGCCAGGGCCAGACCTGTATGGTGTACCATGGGAACCGGTAATCTTCACTGGCCTGGTGGGACTGGTGACATTCCTGTTGTTCACCAGTAGATGTTATAGATCT ATAAAGAGCAGACTGTATCGAA aaaaggaAGAGAGGCTGGCTGGGCAACTTGCACAGCTGCTGGATGAAAAGTGTAAAGTCCTGGAGACTCTCAGTCAGTGTCAAAAAGAG TATGATGACCTGGAGAATTTACTCGGGGACAGCGGCGTTCTGGCTCAGACTCAAAAATCCGAAGACTTGGAG GGCCGAGCCGAACAGTTGGAACAGAGTAAAAAGCAGCTAGGGACAGATGTTGGACATCTGAGGGAGCAGCTGTCCCAGCAACAAGAACATAGAAAGGAGCAAGAAAGGAGG ATAACTCTGCTTGAGGAAAGCATGAAAGCATGTGAAGAAGAAACCAAAGAGCTCCATTCAAAAGAGGAACAG gcACAAACAACTCTGAAGGTTTACAGCATGAACAGCGAGAGACTACAGAGAAACCTGGAAACAGCAGAAGAGGAGAACACTGTTTTACAGGAGAGCAACAATCAG TTGAAGCAGGAGGTGGAGGGATGGGCAGAAAGAGTAAgcgagctggaggaggagatgcGGAGGTGCGAGGTCGCCCACAGTGCAATGTTGCAGGATGTGGCCATCAAGGATGATCGTATAATG TCCTTGACGGATCGGCTGCTCCAAATGAAATGCTGGGATTCAGATCTAGAGGGTGAGGAGGGAGGAGAAAAGGAGGCAACCAATGGGACGCCGGGAGAAGACGACGACGCTCACCTGCAGAAAGTCCAGAAACTCATCTTTGCTGCTAAG CTGAATGCAGACCTCAAATCAGTGGATGAAGATAAAGACAGAGTGTTTGCGAAGCTGAATGAtgaaatcaaagcaaaagaagaTCTGCAAT TGAGCATTGAGGAGAtggagaaggagaagttgtCCCTGCAATCTGACACCGAGAATTATACGGGCCAG GTCGAGCGGATACAACAGAAACTGCAAATCATGACAGAAATGTACCAGGAGAACGAGCTCAAGCTGCACAG AATGCTGACTGTGGAGGAGAAGGAGCGTCACCAGAAGGAGGAGAAGTTGAATAAAGCTGATAAAAACATTGCAATGGCGATGGAAGAACTGAATAACTACAG aaaacgAGCGGAGGAGATGGAAGAAGAgctggagaaaacaaaacagtcgTATCACACTCAAATCTCTGCCCATGAGAAGAAGGCTCATAATAACTGG TTGGCAGTGCGATCAGCAGAGCGAGAGCTGGGAGACATCCGAAGAGAGAACGCCCTCCTCAGACAAAA ACTCACAGATACTCAGTTTAAACTGGATTCCCTCGATAAAGACCCGTACGCCTTGAACAACCTGGCCAGACCGCTGCCTTTCCGAG CTGAAAGGTCGCCTTATGGTCCTTCTCCTCTGGGCCGACCCTCGTCTGAAACGAGACCTTTCCTGTCTCCTCCAACATTGATGGATGGGCTGCCTGGTAGGCTGTCTCCCAGAG TATCTCGTGGTCCAGGGGAGCCCCCAAGTGGCCAAGCAGAGATGGAGCGCAGTGGAGGTCCTCGTTCAGACAGCGGTTCAAACTCTCCCACATGGGAGAGAGATCGCAGGGGTCCCCCACCAGGACCTCCTGGGCCTCTGGTACCCCCAg GCTACATGTTTCCAGAACCAGGAGGTCCCATGTTCAGGagacctcctcctcctccaggggCTTTGGGACCTTTGCCTCCTCCTGGGGCCCTCCCACCTGGCCCTATGCCACCTAGAGGTCTCCCCATGGGACCACCTCACCCTCTAGACATGGCAG ACGGCTCGTTCAGAGAAAACCGTCTTGGACCCGGTGAACAGGACCACAGAGAG TCTGGTCCTGGTGGTCAGAGGACTCCTCCTGAACTGGATCTGAGGATGGGTGGCCCTGCTCCACCTGGACCCCCAGGGATTCCTATAGATGGCCCCTTTCCCCGTAGAGCCCCGTATGGACCCCCTCCCCCTCCTGATTTCTACCATCCCAGGATACCAGGGGGTCCTCCCATGAGGCCCA TGTGGCCTCCCCATCCTCAAGGAATGATGCTTCCTCCTCGTTTCTCACCTGGTGGACCTCTTCGTCCCGCTCCTAATCCCAACGCCCCCTACGGCCCCCCCATGGCGCTACCTCCATCTGAtggccctcctcctcctcgtcagCGGTCCCTGCCTTCGCCACCTCAAAGCCAGTCACCAGAGAACAGACCTTCGCCTGAAGATGCCATCTAA